In Populus trichocarpa isolate Nisqually-1 chromosome 7, P.trichocarpa_v4.1, whole genome shotgun sequence, the following proteins share a genomic window:
- the LOC7456279 gene encoding systemin receptor SR160, protein MNPSTKMKAHFLALLLSLTFLSLQASPPPFLSSTNEDTQNLINFKTTLSNPSLLQNWLPNQNPCTFTGVKCHETTNRVTSIGLANISLSCDFHSVATFLLTLESLESLSLKSANISGSISFPPGSKCSSVLSYLDLSQSSLSGSVSDIATLRSCPALKSLDLSGNSIEFSVHEEKSSGLRGLSFKFLDLSFNKIVGSNAVPFILSEGCNELKHLALKGNKLSGDIDFSSCKNLQYLDVSANNFSSSVPSFGKCLALEHLDISANKFYGDLGHAIGACVKLNFLNVSSNKFSGSIPVLPTASLQSLSLGGNLFEGGIPLHLVDACPGLFMLDLSSNNLTGSVPSSLGSCTSLETLHISINNFTGELPVDTLLKMTSLKRLDLAYNAFTGGLPDSFSQHASLESLDLSSNSLSGPIPTGLCRGPSNNLKELYLQNNRFTGSVPATLSNCSQLTALHLSFNYLTGTIPSSLGSLYELRDLNLWFNQLHGEIPPELMNIEALETLILDFNELTGVIPSGISNCTNLNWISLSNNRLSGEIPASIGKLGSLAILKLSNNSFYGRIPPELGDCRSLIWLDLNSNFLNGTIPPELFKQSGSIAVNFIRGKRYVYLKNAKSEQCHGEGNLLEFAGIRWEQLNRISSSHPCNFSRVYGEYTQPTFNDNGSMIFLDLSYNMLSGSIPAAIGSMSYLYVLILGHNNFSGNIPQEIGKLTGLDILDLSNNRLEGIIPPSMTGLSLLSEIDMSNNHLTGMIPEGGQFVTFLNHSFVNNSGLCGIPLPPCGSASGSSSNIEHQKSHRRLASLAGSVAMGLLFSLFCIFGLLIVVVEMKKRKKKKDSALDVYIDSRSHSGTANTAWKLTGREALSISIATFESKPLRNLTFPDLLEATNGFHNDSLIGSGGFGDVYKAELKDGSIVAIKKLIHISGQGDREFTAEMETIGKIKHRNLVPLLGYCKVGEERILVYEYMKYGSLEDVLHNQKKTGIRLNWAARRKIAIGAARGLTFLHHSCIPLIIHRDMKSSNVLLDENLEARVSDFGMARLMSTMDTHLSVSTLAGTPGYVPPEYYQSFRCSIKGDVYSFGVVLLELLTGKRPTDSSDFGDNNLVGWVKQHAKLRISDVFDPVLLKEDPNLEMELLQHLKVACACLDDRPWRRPTMIQVMATFKEIQAGSGLDSQSTTGTEDGGFSAVEMVEMSIKEGPELSKQ, encoded by the coding sequence atgaACCCATCGACAAAAATGAAAGCCCACTTCCTTGCTTTGCTTCTCTCTCTtacctttctctctctacaagcCTCACCACCACCTTTCCTTAGCTCAACAAACGAAGACACCCAAAACCTTATCAACTTCAAGACCACCCTCTCTAACCCATCTCTCCTTCAAAACTGGCTTCCTAACCAAAACCCTTGTACCTTCACTGGAGTTAAATGCCATGAAACCACTAACAGAGTCACCTCTATTGGCCTCGCTAACATTTCTTTATCTTGTGATTTTCACTCTGTGGCTACATTTCTTTTGACTCTTGAGAGCTTAGAGAGCCTTTCTTTGAAATCAGCCAACATTTCTGGCTCTATTTCTTTCCCTCCTGGATCTAAGTGCAGCTCCGTTTTGAGCTACTTAGATCTATCTCAGAGTAGCCTCTCAGGTTCTGTCTCTGATATAGCCACTTTACGTTCTTGTCCAGCCTTGAAATCCCTGGACCTTTCTGGCAACTCCATTGAGTTTTCAGTGCATGAAGAGAAATCAAGTGGGCTAAGAGGGCTCAGCTTTAAGTTTCTTGATCTTTCTTTCAATAAGATTGTAGGCTCAAACGCggtgccttttattttatctgaagGCTGCAATGAGTTGAAGCACTTGGCTTTGAAGGGAAATAAATTGAGCGGAGatattgatttttcaagttgcaAGAATCTCCAGTATCTTGATGTCTCTGCAAACAATTTCTCTTCGAGTGTTCCCTCGTTTGGTAAATGTTTAGCTCTGGAGCATCTTGATATCTCTGCCAATAAGTTTTATGGTGATCTTGGTCATGCTATTGGTGCTTGTGTTAAGCTCAacttcttgaatgtttcaaGCAACAAGTTTTCAGGTTCAATTCCAGTGCTTCCAACCGCGAGTTTGCAGTCTCTTTCACTTGGTGGAAACCTTTTTGAAGGGGGGATTCCTTTGCATCTAGTGGATGCTTGTCCAGGTCTTTTTATGCTTGATCTTTCCTCAAATAATCTAACTGGTTCTGTCCCTAGTAGTCTTGGTTCTTGCACTTCATTGGAAACTCTTCATATTTCTATCAACAACTTCACTGGTGAATTGCCTGTTGATACTTTATTGAAAATGACAAGTCTGAAGAGGCTCGATTTGGCATATAATGCTTTTACTGGTGGTTTGCCTGATTCTTTCTCACAGCACGCTAGTTTGGAGTCTTTAGATCTGAGTTCTAATAGTTTATCTGGGCCAATCCCTACTGGTTTGTGTCGAGGTCCAAGTAACAACTTGAAGGAGCTGTATCTTCAAAACAATAGGTTTACTGGGTCTGTTCCTGCTACCCTCAGTAACTGCTCTCAACTCACGGCACTCCATTTGAGCTTCAATTACCTCACTGGAACCATCCCTTCGAGCTTGGGATCGCTCTATGAGCTTCGTGACTTGAACCTTTGGTTTAATCAGCTCCATGGAGAAATCCCACCTGAGTTAATGAACATAGAAGCATTGGAGACTCTGATTCTGGACTTCAATGAGTTGACAGGAGTGATACCTTCAGGTATAAGCAACTGCACCAACCTTAACTGGATCTCATTGTCTAACAATCGGTTAAGTGGTGAGATTCCAGCATCGATTGGCAAGCTTGGGAGTCTGGCAATTCTCAAGCTGAGCAACAACTCCTTCTATGGTAGAATCCCACCAGAGCTTGGAGACTGTCGTAGCTTGATTTGGTTGGATCTTAATTCCAATTTCCTCAATGGAACAATCCCACCCGAGCTGTTCAAACAGTCTGGCAGCATTGCTGTCAATTTTATCAGAGGAAAGAGGTACGTGTATCTGAAGAATGCAAAAAGCGAACAGTGTCACGGGGAGGGAAATTTGCTTGAGTTTGCCGGAATAAGATGGGAGCAGCTGAACAGAATCTCCAGCAGCCACCCCTGCAACTTTTCCAGAGTATATGGAGAGTACACCCAGCCCACATTTAATGATAATGGATCGATGATCTTCCTTGATCTTTCTTACAATATGTTGTCCGGCAGTATTCCAGCAGCGATTGGGAGTATGTCATACCTCTATGTCTTGATCTTGGGTCATAATAATTTCTCTGGAAACATTCCACAAGAGATTGGAAAGTTGACTGGTCTTGACATTCTTGACCTCTCCAACAATAGGCTTGAAGGGATAATTCCTCCGTCGATGACTGGCCTTTCATTGCTTTCGGAGATTGATATGTCCAACAATCACCTCACTGGAATGATTCCTGAAGGGGGTCAGTTTGTAACATTTTTAAATCATAGTTTCGTCAACAACTCAGGCCTCTGTGGAATACCTCTTCCTCCATGTGGGTCAGCTTCAGGATCAAGCTCGAATATTGAGCATCAGAAGTCTCATAGGAGACTGGCATCTCTGGCAGGGAGTGTGGCAATGGGATTGTTGTTCTCGCTTTTCTGCATCTTTGGTTTGCTTATTGTTGTTGTGGaaatgaagaagaggaagaaaaagaaggattCAGCCCTTGATGTCTATATAGACAGCCGCTCACACTCTGGCACCGCAAATACTGCCTGGAAGCTGACTGGTCGTGAAGCATTAAGCATCAGCATCGCCACATTTGAGTCAAAGCCCCTGCGGAATCTCACTTTTCCAGATCTTCTTGAAGCAACAAATGGCTTCCACAATGATAGCCTTATAGGCTCTGGAGGTTTTGGTGATGTGTACAAAGCAGAACTGAAAGATGGAAGCATTGTAGCCATCAAGAAACTGATACATATCAGTGGACAAGGAGATAGAGAATTCACTGCTGAAATGGAGACCATTGGCAAAATCAAGCACCGGAACCTTGTTCCACTCCTTGGTTACTGCAAGGTAGGAGAAGAGCGAATCTTGGTGTATGAGTACATGAAATATGGTAGTTTGGAAGATGTTCTACATAACCAAAAGAAAACTGGGATCAGACTGAACTGGGCTGCAAGAAGAAAGATTGCCATCGGTGCTGCCAGAGGATTAACTTTTCTTCACCATAGTTGCATCCCACTTATCATTCACAGGGACATGAAATCTAGCAATGTCTTGCTTGATGAGAACTTGGAGGCCAGAGTTTCCGATTTTGGAATGGCGAGGCTTATGAGTACAATGGACACTCATTTGAGTGTTAGCACATTAGCAGGCACACCTGGTTATGTCCCGCCCGAATACTACCAAAGCTTTAGGTGCTCCATCAAAGGGGATGTTTACAGTTTCGGTGTAGTCTTGCTTGAGTTGCTGACAGGAAAAAGGCCAACAGATTCATCTGATTTTGGTGACAATAATCTTGTTGGGTGGGTGAAGCAGCATGCCAAATTGAGAATAAGCGATGTTTTTGATCCAGTGCTCTTAAAAGAGGATCCAAACCTTGAGATGGAGCTCCTACAACATTTGAAGGTAGCTTGTGCTTGTCTAGATGATCGGCCATGGAGACGACCCACAATGATTCAAGTAATGGCAACGTTTAAAGAAATTCAAGCAGGGTCTGGCCTTGACTCACAATCCACAACCGGCACCGAAGATGGAGGTTTTAGTGCAGTTGAAATGGTAGAGATGAGCATAAAAGAAGGGCCAGAGCTAAGCAAGCAGTAG
- the LOC7456278 gene encoding probable WRKY transcription factor 13 gives MAAAPQATVLNQQPLFEDQEMPTQMGFFSFPSHLTYPQLGSCHQSSKGFIIPPSLAADAPSTTNIAETLLLSSATHKQREGTFASDLGGPHLLSLQRSRANLWAWGEVNECLSRKRSGSGEDHLGLSSIKMKKIKARRKVREPRFCFKTMSDVDVLDDGYKWRKYGQKVVKNTQHPRSYYRCTQDNCRVKKRVERLAEDPRMVITTYEGRHAHSPSLDLEESQAPSQLSNFFF, from the exons aTGGCAGCCGCTCCCCAAGCTACAGTACTAAACCAGCAGCCCTTGTTTGAAGATCAAGAGATGCCTACACAAATgggtttcttctcttttccttcacACTTGACCTATCCTCAACTGGGTAGTTGCCACCAATCTTCCAAAGGCTTCATAATACCTCCTTCACTTGCAGCTGATGCACCTTCAACCACTAATATCGCTGAAACCCTACTACTCTCGTCTGCCACTCACAAGCAAAGAGAGGGCACTTTTGCTTCTGATTTGGGAGGACCCCATCTTCTTTCCTTGCAAAGATCTCGTGCAAATCTCTG GGCATGGGGAGAGGTAAATGAGTGCTTGAGCAGAAAAAGGAGTGGTTCTGGAGAAGATCATCTAGGGTTGTCAtcaataaagatgaagaagattaAAGCAAGGAGGAAGGTGAGGGAGCCCAGGTTCTGTTTCAAGACCATGAGTGATGTGGATGTGCTGGATGATGGTTACAAATGGAGGAAGTACGGCCAGAAAGTGGTAAAGAACACACAGCATCCCAG GAGCTACTACCGTTGTACGCAAGATAATTGTCGTGTGAAGAAACGCGTGGAGAGATTAGCTGAGGATCCAAGGATGGTTATCACAACCTACGAAGGCAGACATGCTCATTCCCCGTCTCTTGATCTGGAAGAGTCACAAGCTCCTTCTCAGCTTAGTAATTTCTTCTTTTAG